A stretch of the Bos indicus isolate NIAB-ARS_2022 breed Sahiwal x Tharparkar chromosome 13, NIAB-ARS_B.indTharparkar_mat_pri_1.0, whole genome shotgun sequence genome encodes the following:
- the ANKRD60 gene encoding ankyrin repeat domain-containing protein 60, which yields MRRGAAEAATPPGGTIRRDPAAAWPPTPGADSAGPRPHSPQLRSRTRGWNHVGDPQAVNQATDVVPDVFAMRVLLEDSGEMFRVTNCRSNMTVRELKEELDLTAGIPFNLQRLQYLDQGILMDDATLKFHDVIPGGIISLCIWHYDGWTELVLAAVEGDSSKLACLGVAEDTFYRTANSGRFDDRQWKKWISQRAFVALYVASHRGHSEAVQYLLEHGANCQGRSPVGRTPLHVAAAMSRLDCISLLLNYGASINDKDAKGETPMSVARRLNRTQSERRMFLFYWLVKMGTKDPLDPVVNKAFRRVKSGFGTKDSKV from the exons ATGAGGAGGGGGGCGGCGGAGGCAGCGACGCCGCCGGGGGGCACCATTCGCCGCGACCCCGCTGCGGCCTGGCCGCCCACGCCGGGGGCGGACTCTGCCGGCCCGCGGCCCCACTCCCCACAGCTGCGGTCCCGCACCCGCGGCTGGAACCACGTCGGGGACCCGCAGGCCGTGAACCAGGCGACTGACGTGGTCCCGGATGTCTTCGCCATGCGAGTGCTGCTGGAAGATTCCGGGGAGATGTTCCGCGTAACAAACTGCCGCAGCAACATGACGGTGCGGGAGCTCAAAGAGGAGCTGGACCTGACAGCCGGCATTCCCTTCAACCTGCAGCGGCTGCAGTACCTGGACCAAG GAATTTTGATGGATGATGCTACGCTGAAGTTCCACGACGTTATTCCTGGtggaattatttcattatgtatCTGGCACTATGATGGATGGACGGAACTGGTTTTGGCGGCTGTGGAAGGGGATTCCAGTAAG CTGGCTTGCCTCGGCGTTGCCGAAGACACTTTCTACCGAACTGCAAATTCGGGGCGTTTTGACGACAGGCAGTGGAAGAAGTGGATTTCCCAGAGAGCGTTCGTGGCCTTGTATGTTGCCTCACACAGGGGCCACTCAGAGGCTGTGCAATACCTTCTAGAACACG GTGCCAActgtcagggaagatcccctgtgggcAGGACGCCCCTGCatgtggctgcagccatgagCCGGCTGGACTGTATCAGCCTCCTGCTCAACTATGGGGCCTCCATCAACGACAAGGATGCCAAGGGGGAGACGCCCATGTCCGTCGCCCGCCGCCTGAACCGTACCCAGAGCGAGCGACGGATGTTCCTCTTCTACTGGCTGGTGAAGATGGGGACTAAGGACCCGCTGGACCCTGTGGTGAACAAGGCTTTTCGGAGAGTCAAGTCCGGGTTCGGCACCAAGGACAGCAAAGTGTAG